A DNA window from Roseofilum reptotaenium CS-1145 contains the following coding sequences:
- a CDS encoding Uma2 family endonuclease translates to MSVELTTQTCPETETILDPEWNPPTPPTDLIFDDGEPLESNRHRIAMNVLIRSLQQAWSERNDFYTGGNMFVYYSDQEVFNKDFRGPDFFAVLDVDGTKQRQGWVVWQEEGRYPDVIVELMSPSTSKVDTGKKKDIYGRIFRTPDYFVYDPFKPKSLQGWHLDISKGYQSLVADERGWLWCESLGFWLGTWSGTIDREEAVWLRFYDTEGNLVLLPEEVAQQEAATAQQRLEEAEQVVEAERQRAEAERQRAEAESQRAEAESQRAEAERQRSQRLAERLRAMGLDPDNL, encoded by the coding sequence ATGTCAGTAGAACTCACTACCCAGACTTGCCCCGAAACTGAAACAATCCTAGATCCGGAGTGGAACCCCCCTACTCCACCTACCGACCTGATTTTTGATGATGGAGAACCCTTGGAAAGCAACCGCCACCGCATTGCCATGAACGTCCTGATCCGGTCATTGCAACAAGCTTGGAGCGAACGTAATGACTTCTATACGGGCGGCAATATGTTTGTCTACTACAGCGACCAAGAAGTGTTCAACAAAGATTTTCGCGGCCCGGATTTCTTTGCTGTTCTTGATGTCGATGGCACCAAACAACGACAGGGTTGGGTGGTGTGGCAAGAAGAGGGTCGCTATCCTGATGTGATTGTGGAATTGATGTCACCCAGTACGTCCAAAGTAGATACAGGAAAGAAAAAAGATATCTATGGACGGATTTTCCGCACTCCAGATTATTTTGTCTATGACCCCTTTAAGCCCAAGTCGTTACAAGGATGGCATTTAGACATTTCTAAGGGGTATCAGTCTTTGGTTGCCGATGAGCGAGGTTGGCTATGGTGTGAAAGTTTGGGCTTTTGGCTGGGAACTTGGTCGGGAACAATTGACCGAGAGGAAGCGGTTTGGCTGCGCTTTTACGATACTGAAGGCAATTTGGTATTGTTACCCGAAGAAGTAGCCCAACAAGAGGCTGCAACAGCCCAACAACGCCTTGAGGAAGCTGAACAAGTGGTTGAGGCTGAACGTCAACGGGCAGAGGCTGAACGCCAACGGGCAGAGGCTGAATCCCAACGGGCAGAGGCTGAATCCCAACGGGCAGAGGCTGAACGCCAGCGATCGCAACGTCTTGCTGAACGGTTGCGGGCTATGGGGTTAGATCCAGATAATCTTTAA
- a CDS encoding SDR family NAD(P)-dependent oxidoreductase produces the protein MIQGQVVLITGASRGIGRAIALELAAQGVKRLLLVARDSQRLQQMVETLQQEYPEVESVALAVDMTNGQALDGAIAKAWRDYGPIDLLINNAGVAHQGDFLATNPRKIEEEINVNLLGTFRITRLIAKRMVTRSQGTIVNVSSLMGKVAAPSYATYSATKFALVGFTQALRQELAPKGVRVVALLPSLTDTDMVRDTEKFRWVATDSAEMVAKSLVAGLRDRDEEIVVGWQGKVASLMGRFFPQVMQKVVALAAPDRRVLPLRSPSESDRAA, from the coding sequence ATGATCCAAGGACAAGTTGTACTCATCACTGGAGCATCACGAGGCATTGGGCGAGCGATCGCTCTAGAACTTGCTGCCCAAGGAGTGAAACGTTTACTCCTGGTTGCCCGAGATTCTCAGCGCTTGCAACAAATGGTTGAAACACTCCAACAAGAGTATCCCGAAGTTGAATCAGTTGCTCTAGCTGTTGATATGACCAATGGTCAAGCCTTAGATGGGGCGATCGCCAAAGCTTGGCGCGACTATGGCCCCATTGACCTCCTGATCAATAACGCTGGAGTTGCCCACCAAGGGGACTTTCTGGCCACAAACCCCCGTAAAATCGAAGAAGAAATCAACGTCAATCTCCTGGGAACCTTCCGTATTACCCGCTTAATTGCCAAACGCATGGTTACCCGTTCCCAGGGGACAATTGTCAATGTCTCCAGCCTCATGGGTAAAGTCGCCGCTCCCAGCTACGCCACTTACTCCGCGACCAAATTTGCCCTTGTTGGCTTTACCCAAGCCCTCCGCCAAGAACTCGCCCCCAAAGGCGTGCGTGTTGTCGCCTTGCTGCCCTCTCTCACTGACACCGACATGGTGCGGGATACGGAAAAATTCCGTTGGGTAGCCACCGATAGCGCCGAAATGGTCGCCAAATCCCTAGTTGCTGGATTACGCGATCGCGACGAGGAGATTGTCGTTGGATGGCAAGGAAAAGTCGCCTCCCTGATGGGGCGCTTCTTCCCGCAAGTGATGCAGAAGGTGGTTGCCTTAGCAGCTCCAGATCGCAGAGTCTTACCGTTGCGATCGCCTTCTGAGAGCGATCGAGCTGCTTAA
- a CDS encoding EF-hand domain-containing protein, protein MSPEEFLSSTFWVTKMKTYFKVMDTNQNGFLSRSEYEEIANRLIQNQNDRSKDEEILAVFRSLFDNFVAGGNPVDPQTQIGYEKFLTNAAKAVSSMQSSREAGRRKNEVFFDFVDTDGSGEISREEYRRYLAVYSGGENTDTADRAFDSIDVDSNGWITRTEFIEGHMHYWFEATSDPSYSPLPYGPLVDS, encoded by the coding sequence ATGTCTCCAGAAGAGTTTTTGTCATCTACTTTTTGGGTTACCAAAATGAAGACCTACTTCAAGGTCATGGATACTAACCAAAATGGTTTTTTATCGCGCTCTGAATATGAGGAGATTGCGAATCGGTTGATACAAAATCAAAATGATCGGTCGAAAGACGAAGAAATTCTTGCGGTATTTCGCTCCCTGTTTGACAATTTTGTTGCTGGAGGAAATCCGGTCGATCCTCAAACTCAGATTGGCTACGAAAAATTCCTCACCAATGCTGCGAAGGCAGTCTCATCGATGCAATCGTCCCGTGAAGCAGGCAGGCGAAAAAACGAAGTGTTCTTTGATTTCGTCGATACAGATGGCTCTGGAGAGATATCTCGTGAAGAATATCGAAGGTATTTGGCCGTATACTCTGGGGGAGAGAACACCGACACTGCCGATCGCGCTTTCGACAGCATCGACGTTGATAGCAATGGTTGGATCACCCGCACCGAGTTTATTGAAGGTCATATGCACTACTGGTTTGAAGCCACTAGCGATCCAAGCTATTCTCCGCTTCCCTATGGGCCATTGGTAGATTCATAA
- a CDS encoding 4'-phosphopantetheinyl transferase family protein: MVSIDMILCDRHLHLWQADLNQFMPQLTQFTSVLSLDERERSQRFHFDEHRQYFILARGILRYLLAQYLNCHPSGIEFNYSQRGKPDLALPKSDLKFNISHSQNYALYGVSPNSSIGVDIEAIRPLNDLDSLARRFFLPSEYRHIQNTPISEQPYTFFRYWTYKEAYLKAIGEGLAGLEQAEIELTETGAKVSDRAWSLYPLTTPSGTVAAVSVQGDRWQVVQKQVILDQLNIKN, translated from the coding sequence ATGGTATCTATAGACATGATATTATGCGATCGCCACCTTCACCTATGGCAGGCTGACTTAAATCAGTTTATGCCCCAGTTAACACAATTTACGTCTGTTCTGTCTCTAGATGAAAGGGAGCGATCGCAGCGCTTCCATTTTGATGAGCATCGACAGTATTTTATCCTGGCGCGGGGCATTCTCCGCTATTTGTTAGCTCAGTATTTAAACTGCCATCCTTCAGGCATTGAGTTTAACTATTCTCAACGAGGTAAACCGGACTTAGCCCTTCCCAAATCTGACTTAAAGTTCAATATTTCTCACTCCCAAAACTATGCTCTGTATGGAGTTTCTCCCAATTCGTCTATTGGCGTAGATATCGAAGCCATTCGCCCTCTGAATGATTTAGACTCCTTAGCCAGGCGCTTCTTTTTACCTTCAGAATATCGACATATTCAAAATACTCCTATTTCTGAGCAACCCTATACCTTTTTTCGCTATTGGACGTACAAAGAAGCCTACTTAAAAGCCATTGGCGAAGGATTAGCAGGACTCGAACAAGCCGAAATTGAATTAACAGAAACTGGGGCAAAAGTTAGCGATCGCGCCTGGTCATTATATCCGTTAACTACTCCCTCCGGTACTGTAGCGGCGGTGTCCGTTCAGGGAGATCGCTGGCAGGTGGTACAAAAACAGGTGATTCTAGATCAATTAAACATTAAAAATTGA
- a CDS encoding TIGR04283 family arsenosugar biosynthesis glycosyltransferase: MISVIIPVLNEVDQILSTVARVQLGKEVEIIVVDGGSTDGTVECLKQEGIKVIQTTPGRGHQMNEGARNARGEYLLFLHGDTRLPRKYDQWVRDILLQPRVVAGAFELRIGSENWGYRMVEWGVKWRSHLCQLPYGDQAIFLSRARFEQAGGFPELPILEDWHLIQSLKPLGKIAIAPLPVVTSARRWQRLGIWRTTAINQGILMANFLGVDLHRIARWYRKIR, from the coding sequence ATGATTTCAGTGATTATTCCAGTTCTGAATGAAGTGGATCAAATTTTGTCTACTGTGGCTAGGGTTCAGCTAGGAAAAGAGGTGGAGATTATTGTGGTGGATGGAGGATCTACAGATGGGACGGTGGAATGCTTAAAGCAGGAGGGAATTAAGGTTATTCAAACGACTCCGGGACGGGGACATCAAATGAATGAGGGGGCGAGAAATGCTAGGGGAGAATATTTATTATTTTTACATGGAGATACTCGTTTACCCAGGAAGTATGACCAATGGGTACGGGATATTTTGCTGCAACCGAGGGTGGTTGCAGGGGCGTTCGAGTTGCGGATAGGTTCAGAAAACTGGGGTTATCGTATGGTCGAATGGGGGGTGAAGTGGCGATCGCACCTTTGCCAACTTCCTTACGGAGATCAAGCGATTTTTTTATCCCGTGCTAGGTTTGAGCAGGCGGGTGGATTCCCAGAGTTACCGATTTTAGAAGATTGGCACTTAATTCAATCGTTGAAACCGTTGGGAAAAATTGCGATCGCACCCCTCCCCGTCGTTACGTCTGCTCGACGTTGGCAAAGATTAGGCATCTGGCGCACTACTGCGATCAATCAAGGGATATTGATGGCTAATTTTTTGGGCGTGGATCTGCATCGAATTGCCCGTTGGTATCGAAAAATCCGTTAA
- a CDS encoding methylmalonic aciduria and homocystinuria type D protein encodes MNPSETLTVKRNNQTFTVEISIHPPSDYVQEHLQELLPNWQNDSVSVIIFLQQTQMPLTEISPEVEAEKNILLDNFIRWSDLVANWLGDRDYPTDAFDPRTGYPRRSSPGTLSHKDVPAVHAALGYPIEKNGDCATIIHPLWGTAVYPSVMISAAPIPEILTALHSNLLDHG; translated from the coding sequence ATGAATCCTTCTGAAACCCTAACGGTAAAACGGAATAACCAAACCTTCACGGTGGAAATCTCCATTCATCCCCCAAGTGATTATGTGCAGGAACATCTTCAGGAGTTACTACCCAACTGGCAAAATGATTCCGTCTCGGTAATTATTTTCCTGCAACAAACACAGATGCCTTTAACTGAAATCTCTCCAGAAGTTGAAGCCGAAAAAAACATCCTCTTGGACAATTTTATCCGATGGTCGGACTTAGTCGCTAACTGGTTAGGCGATCGCGATTATCCCACCGATGCATTCGATCCGCGCACCGGATATCCCCGCAGATCCTCCCCTGGAACCCTTTCCCACAAAGATGTGCCTGCGGTTCATGCTGCACTAGGATATCCCATCGAGAAAAATGGAGACTGTGCTACCATTATTCACCCCCTTTGGGGAACCGCAGTCTATCCCAGTGTGATGATCTCTGCTGCTCCCATACCAGAAATCCTCACCGCTCTCCACTCTAATCTCCTCGATCATGGTTAA
- a CDS encoding dolichyl-phosphate-mannose--protein mannosyltransferase encodes MSRSNYATFWSTFPWFSCGLLLLWIIALGLRFWGLSRFNTLVFDEVYFAKFAQNYLDKTQLFDAHPPLGKYLIAVGMGLADRLSLGDSSVTNDLTGSLRSPFSYRWFNAFTGSLIPLVVAWLSYQLTHRKSYALLSAGLMTIEGLFLVESRYALINIYLVLFGLLGQGFGLWGLQTAPRWRTLGLILSGISFGLSAAVKWNGLGFWLGFWGVILVIKLWEKWENREGAIANFSWYDSATKLRLWTIPLYGLIVPYVTYALVWIPHLNLNPDYSFWQMQGEIIGYHNRIGGGEEVHPYCSSWFSWPFLIRPVAYYYQTINDGQMIFDVHAFGNPLLWWSSTAAIALLSLCFLQRDSSPPLFNLSLYLGINYMTNWLPWSIVSRCLFLYHYMGALIFSILALSVILERWLYHSQRKFQVLAIGILGVMAIAFLFWLPIYLGLPLSPQGFRLRMWFNTWI; translated from the coding sequence ATGTCCAGATCTAATTATGCTACTTTTTGGTCAACGTTTCCCTGGTTTAGCTGCGGTTTATTGCTGCTCTGGATTATTGCTTTAGGATTGCGGTTTTGGGGCTTAAGTCGGTTCAATACTCTGGTTTTTGATGAGGTCTACTTTGCAAAATTTGCCCAGAATTATTTAGATAAAACCCAGTTATTTGATGCCCATCCTCCCCTGGGAAAGTATCTGATTGCCGTGGGGATGGGACTAGCCGATCGCTTGTCTTTAGGCGATTCATCCGTCACTAATGATTTAACCGGTTCTTTACGCTCCCCGTTTAGTTATCGCTGGTTTAATGCGTTTACCGGATCGTTGATTCCTTTGGTGGTTGCGTGGCTCAGTTATCAGTTAACTCACCGCAAAAGTTATGCCCTTCTATCGGCTGGATTAATGACGATAGAAGGATTGTTTTTAGTTGAATCTCGCTATGCTTTGATCAACATTTATTTAGTGCTGTTTGGATTGCTGGGACAGGGTTTCGGATTATGGGGATTGCAAACCGCTCCTCGATGGCGCACGCTAGGGCTGATTTTATCGGGGATAAGCTTTGGGTTATCTGCTGCGGTGAAGTGGAATGGATTGGGGTTTTGGCTCGGATTTTGGGGAGTAATTTTAGTGATTAAGCTGTGGGAGAAGTGGGAAAATAGGGAGGGCGCGATCGCTAATTTTTCCTGGTACGATAGCGCAACAAAGTTAAGACTCTGGACTATTCCCCTTTATGGGCTAATTGTACCCTATGTCACCTATGCCCTAGTTTGGATTCCCCATCTTAACCTGAATCCCGATTATAGCTTCTGGCAGATGCAAGGGGAAATTATTGGCTATCATAACCGTATTGGTGGCGGTGAGGAAGTTCACCCGTATTGCTCGTCTTGGTTCAGTTGGCCGTTTTTAATTCGTCCGGTTGCCTATTATTATCAAACCATTAATGATGGGCAAATGATTTTCGATGTTCATGCCTTCGGAAATCCATTGTTGTGGTGGAGTTCAACCGCAGCGATCGCTCTCTTATCTTTGTGTTTTTTACAACGCGACTCATCCCCGCCCCTCTTCAATCTCTCCCTCTATCTAGGCATCAACTATATGACCAACTGGCTCCCCTGGAGCATCGTCAGTCGATGTTTATTTCTCTATCATTACATGGGCGCTCTCATTTTTTCCATTTTAGCCCTCAGTGTTATTCTAGAGCGATGGCTGTATCATTCTCAGCGAAAATTTCAGGTTTTAGCGATCGGTATTTTAGGGGTGATGGCGATCGCCTTTCTCTTTTGGCTTCCCATCTACCTTGGTCTACCTCTCTCTCCCCAAGGCTTTCGTCTACGCATGTGGTTTAACACTTGGATTTAG